The following are from one region of the Streptomyces rubrogriseus genome:
- a CDS encoding DNA polymerase III subunit delta', whose amino-acid sequence MTVWDDLVGQEKVCEPLAAAARDADAFVTAAAAEGPLPQSTSMTHAWLFTGPPGSGVAQTARAFAAALQCVSPDRALGGVPGCGFCDGCHTALVGTHADVSTVVAMGAEIRAQDMRDTVRKSFTSPANGRWQIILVEEAERLNEKSANAVLKAVEEPAPRTVWLLCAPSVEDVLPTIRSRCRHLNLRTPSVEAVADMLVRREGIEPDVAAAAARATQGHIDRARRLATDKAARDRRAAVLKLPLRVEDVGGALKAAQELVDAAAEDAKQLAEEMDAKETEELKAALGAAQGGRLPRGTAGVIKDLEADQKRRKARTQRNSLDLALSELTGFYRDVLALQLGSRVAIANADAEDALERLARGSTPESTLRRIEAVAACGEALDRNVPPLLAVEAMTMALRSG is encoded by the coding sequence ATGACCGTGTGGGACGACCTCGTCGGGCAGGAGAAGGTGTGCGAGCCGCTCGCCGCCGCCGCCCGGGACGCCGACGCCTTCGTCACCGCCGCCGCGGCCGAGGGCCCGCTGCCGCAGTCGACGAGCATGACGCACGCCTGGCTGTTCACCGGCCCGCCCGGCTCCGGCGTGGCACAGACGGCCCGGGCGTTCGCCGCCGCGCTGCAGTGCGTGAGCCCCGACCGCGCTCTCGGCGGCGTCCCCGGCTGCGGCTTCTGCGACGGCTGCCACACCGCACTGGTCGGCACCCACGCGGACGTCAGCACCGTGGTCGCCATGGGCGCCGAGATCCGCGCCCAGGACATGCGGGACACCGTCCGCAAGTCGTTCACCTCACCCGCGAACGGCCGCTGGCAGATCATCCTCGTCGAGGAGGCCGAGCGGCTGAACGAGAAGTCGGCCAACGCCGTCCTGAAGGCCGTGGAGGAACCGGCGCCGCGGACCGTGTGGCTGCTGTGCGCCCCCTCCGTCGAGGACGTCCTGCCCACGATCCGCTCCCGCTGCCGCCACCTGAACCTGCGCACGCCGTCCGTCGAGGCCGTCGCCGACATGCTCGTACGGCGCGAGGGCATCGAACCGGACGTCGCCGCCGCGGCGGCCCGCGCCACCCAGGGCCACATCGACCGCGCCCGCCGCCTGGCCACCGACAAGGCCGCCCGGGACCGCCGGGCCGCCGTGCTGAAGCTGCCGCTGCGGGTGGAGGACGTCGGCGGTGCCCTCAAGGCGGCCCAGGAGCTGGTCGACGCCGCGGCGGAGGACGCCAAGCAGCTCGCCGAGGAGATGGACGCCAAGGAGACCGAGGAGCTGAAGGCGGCACTCGGTGCCGCCCAGGGCGGCCGGCTCCCGCGCGGCACGGCCGGCGTGATCAAGGACCTGGAGGCCGACCAGAAACGCCGCAAGGCGCGCACCCAGCGCAACAGCCTCGACCTCGCCCTCAGCGAGCTGACCGGCTTCTACCGCGACGTCCTCGCCCTCCAGCTCGGCTCCCGCGTGGCCATCGCCAACGCCGACGCGGAGGACGCCCTGGAGCGGCTCGCCCGCGGC
- the tmk gene encoding dTMP kinase has protein sequence MTRAEQPTAPHPAPDDALVADSRERAVRALLRRPQLRRLWSAQLVGGVGDILALLVLVLLTVQAAIGAGSFGGGYRGVAFAVATVFGVRILATLLFGAVLLGPLTSLTSQDGPLDRRWTMVGADGLRAALLIVAPLWIDWTPDDALAYLLVTAFVTGVAERFWTVCRESAAPALLPAPPLEGATVRPLPDHMDALRRLSLRTSFVAIPLAAAVLVVAGLLNNLLGAGVDWFAEHQAALGSYVAAGLFAASLSVVSFLELPALRTPRARSPLEGMRRPRSGGVVDKGRTGVLPLLVFACAAVAAVVAATVAVAVLHAKDLGGGPVLYGLAVGALTGGVVVGIRTAPALLPSLSRRRLLALAIAFAGVTLLAAGLVPDDTTVLLLLALSGVGAGVTANTGHALLDQETEDHRRARTTEHLHAVVRVYVALGAVVGPVLAAAIGPHRLENGRFVFAHGGAAFVLMLLGALLLPLAALVLAKVDDRSGVPLRHDLRDALLGGDDPVPTSAATGFFIALEGGDGAGKSTQAEALAEWIRGKGHEVVLTREPGATPVGKRLRSILLDVSSAGLSHRAEALLYAADRAEHVDTVVRPALERGAVVISDRYIDSSVAYQGAGRDLSPTEIARINRWATNGLVPHLTVLLDVAPEAARERFTEAPDRLESEPAEFHARVRSGFLTLAAADPGRYLVVDAGQEPEAVTTVVRHRLDQVLPLSEAEIKAREEARRKAEEEARRKAEEEAARKAEEERLERERLEEEARVRAEEEERKRRELEEAQRREAERQAEEARQRAEEARRKAEEERARLLAEEKARAEEEARLRAEEERRRKQAEEEERLRAEAEARRLEKQRKAEEALLRAEEARRAAEQAAAAAAAGPKSAAPAAADAPRPKPAASAPTDAATVPTPIVTPTNASGGPVEDTAVLRPVRDTPDDDQADDVKDGGRASGESESEVTTELPKPPVPSGAADETAVLPAVEPRDADETAVLPSVTPPGDADETAVLPPVRGDDPADRVPPGYFREESPAEEAQDRTRELPQIDPDQAPPSRRRRSDWAEETPLDDLPTLADELLGPHDEDEGGRDDEGRGGRGRGRGRR, from the coding sequence ATGACGCGAGCCGAGCAGCCAACGGCCCCTCACCCCGCCCCGGACGACGCCCTGGTCGCGGACTCCCGCGAGCGCGCCGTCCGCGCCCTGCTGCGCCGTCCGCAGCTGAGGCGTTTGTGGAGCGCACAGCTCGTGGGGGGTGTGGGCGACATCCTCGCCCTGCTGGTGCTGGTCCTCCTCACGGTCCAGGCCGCGATCGGCGCGGGCTCCTTCGGCGGGGGCTACCGCGGCGTGGCGTTCGCAGTGGCGACCGTTTTCGGCGTCCGGATCCTGGCGACGCTGCTCTTCGGCGCGGTCCTGCTCGGGCCCCTGACCTCCCTCACCTCGCAGGACGGCCCGCTCGACCGGCGCTGGACCATGGTGGGCGCCGACGGGCTGCGGGCCGCCCTGCTGATCGTCGCGCCCCTGTGGATCGACTGGACGCCCGACGACGCGCTCGCCTACCTCCTGGTGACCGCCTTCGTCACCGGCGTCGCCGAGCGCTTCTGGACGGTGTGCCGGGAGAGCGCGGCGCCCGCGCTGCTGCCCGCCCCGCCCCTGGAGGGCGCGACGGTACGGCCGCTGCCGGACCACATGGACGCGCTGCGCCGCCTGTCGCTGCGCACGAGCTTCGTCGCCATCCCCCTCGCGGCCGCCGTGCTGGTCGTCGCGGGACTCCTGAACAACCTGCTGGGCGCCGGCGTCGACTGGTTCGCCGAGCACCAGGCGGCGCTCGGCTCGTACGTGGCGGCCGGCCTGTTCGCCGCGTCCCTGTCCGTGGTGAGCTTCCTGGAGCTGCCCGCGCTGCGCACCCCGCGCGCGCGGTCGCCGCTGGAGGGCATGCGCCGCCCCCGGAGCGGCGGCGTCGTCGACAAGGGCCGCACCGGAGTGCTCCCGCTGCTGGTGTTCGCCTGCGCCGCGGTCGCCGCGGTGGTGGCCGCCACGGTCGCCGTCGCGGTGCTGCACGCCAAGGACCTGGGCGGCGGCCCGGTGCTCTACGGCCTGGCCGTGGGCGCGCTGACCGGCGGCGTCGTCGTCGGCATCCGCACCGCGCCCGCGCTGCTGCCCTCCCTGTCCCGCCGGCGGCTGCTCGCCCTGGCGATCGCCTTCGCCGGCGTCACCCTGCTGGCCGCCGGTCTCGTCCCGGACGACACCACCGTGCTGCTGCTCCTCGCGCTGTCGGGCGTCGGCGCGGGCGTCACCGCGAACACCGGGCACGCGCTGCTCGACCAGGAGACCGAGGACCACCGCCGGGCCCGGACCACCGAGCACCTGCACGCCGTCGTCCGGGTCTACGTGGCGCTCGGCGCGGTCGTCGGGCCCGTGCTGGCCGCGGCGATCGGACCGCACCGGCTGGAGAACGGCAGGTTCGTCTTCGCCCACGGCGGCGCCGCGTTCGTCCTGATGCTGCTCGGCGCGCTGCTGCTGCCGCTGGCCGCGCTGGTACTGGCCAAGGTCGACGACCGCTCCGGCGTGCCGCTGCGCCACGACCTGCGGGACGCGCTGCTCGGCGGCGACGACCCGGTGCCGACGTCGGCCGCGACCGGCTTCTTCATCGCCCTGGAGGGCGGCGACGGCGCCGGCAAGTCCACCCAGGCCGAGGCCCTCGCCGAGTGGATCCGCGGCAAGGGGCACGAGGTCGTGCTCACCCGCGAGCCCGGCGCGACCCCGGTCGGCAAGCGCCTGCGCTCCATCTTGCTGGACGTCTCCAGCGCCGGACTGTCGCACCGCGCGGAGGCCCTGCTGTACGCCGCCGACCGCGCGGAGCACGTCGACACTGTGGTGCGGCCCGCCCTGGAGCGCGGTGCCGTGGTCATCTCCGACCGGTACATCGACTCCTCGGTCGCCTACCAGGGCGCCGGGCGCGACCTGTCGCCGACCGAGATCGCCCGCATCAACCGCTGGGCCACCAACGGGCTCGTACCGCACCTGACCGTCCTGCTGGACGTGGCGCCGGAGGCCGCCCGCGAGCGGTTCACCGAGGCGCCGGACCGGCTGGAGTCGGAGCCCGCCGAGTTCCACGCGCGCGTGCGCTCCGGATTCCTCACCCTGGCCGCCGCCGACCCCGGCCGCTACCTCGTCGTGGACGCCGGTCAGGAGCCGGAGGCCGTCACCACCGTCGTACGCCACCGGCTCGACCAGGTGCTGCCGCTGTCCGAGGCCGAGATCAAGGCCCGGGAGGAGGCGCGTCGCAAGGCCGAGGAGGAGGCCCGACGCAAGGCCGAGGAAGAGGCCGCCCGCAAGGCCGAGGAGGAGCGGCTGGAGCGCGAGCGCCTCGAGGAGGAGGCGCGGGTGCGCGCCGAGGAGGAGGAGCGCAAGCGCCGCGAGCTGGAGGAGGCGCAGCGGCGCGAGGCCGAGCGGCAGGCCGAGGAGGCCAGGCAGCGGGCCGAGGAGGCGCGCCGCAAGGCCGAGGAGGAGCGGGCCCGGCTCCTGGCCGAGGAGAAGGCGCGCGCCGAGGAGGAGGCGCGGCTGCGGGCCGAGGAGGAGCGGCGCCGCAAGCAGGCCGAGGAGGAGGAGCGGCTGCGCGCCGAGGCCGAGGCCCGGCGCCTGGAGAAGCAGCGCAAGGCCGAGGAGGCCCTGCTGCGCGCCGAGGAGGCGCGCCGGGCGGCGGAGCAGGCCGCGGCCGCGGCCGCGGCCGGTCCCAAGTCGGCGGCCCCCGCGGCGGCGGACGCCCCCCGTCCGAAGCCGGCCGCCTCGGCCCCCACCGACGCGGCGACCGTGCCGACCCCGATCGTGACCCCGACCAACGCCTCCGGCGGGCCGGTGGAGGACACGGCCGTACTGCGTCCGGTCCGGGACACGCCCGACGACGACCAGGCCGACGATGTGAAGGACGGCGGCCGGGCGTCCGGCGAGTCCGAGTCCGAGGTGACGACCGAACTGCCCAAGCCGCCGGTGCCGTCCGGCGCGGCGGACGAGACGGCGGTGCTTCCGGCGGTGGAGCCGCGGGACGCCGACGAGACGGCGGTCCTGCCGTCCGTGACGCCGCCGGGAGACGCCGACGAGACGGCCGTCCTGCCGCCCGTGCGCGGGGACGACCCCGCCGACCGGGTCCCGCCGGGCTACTTCCGGGAGGAGAGCCCGGCCGAGGAGGCCCAGGACCGCACGCGTGAGCTGCCCCAGATCGACCCCGACCAGGCACCGCCGTCCCGCAGGCGCCGCTCCGACTGGGCCGAGGAGACCCCGCTGGACGACCTGCCGACGCTGGCGGACGAGTTGCTCGGGCCGCACGACGAGGACGAGGGCGGCCGGGACGACGAGGGCCGCGGCGGCCGGGGCAGGGGCCGGGGACGACGCTGA